The sequence below is a genomic window from Treponema pectinovorum.
CGCAATCGCAGGGAATTCAATAGGAGTTCCACCAGCCATGCGCACACCAGCTTTTACCGCCTCAGAAATTCGGTCAAGTTCAATGTGGCCGGGAATCAATTCATTTTTAGCACAGATAACGCCAACCAAAGGCAAATCCAATTCTTCATCAGTAAATCCCGATGCATAAAAAAGAGAACGGTGAGGAGCACGCGCAGAACCTTTGCACGCATTGTCAGATTTTTTTGCCATAATAACTCCCATAAAAATCAGCACAGGAATTTTCAACTTGCGCTTTGATTTTTACACTGATTTGCAAAAAGCAAAATCAGCCTTGAATAAAAAAGTTTGCAACGCAAACCAGCGAACAAAAACTTCGACAAATTTTCGGGCAAAGTTTTTATTGCATCTCTGAAATTTTATTTTGGAGCAAATCCCTTTACTCCACCGGCTTTTCGTGGTTCCGGCATACGCCTGCATCCTGTTAAGCCTTAAAACAGAATGGCTTAACAGGACTTCGCCACTACAATCCGGGCTAAGATTATTGTTCAAAGTATATAGTTTTGAGTGTCGCCTGTTAACATCAAAATTGTTATTTATTTAATTTTATTAAATATCTTCAGTATAACTAAATGCTTTTGTTGACAAAACAAAATTCACTCTTCATAATTTATCTATGTTATACGCACCTTCGGTCAACAAAATCATTTTCCTCTAAAATAATAAAACTTTACGGAGGCACATCCTATGAAAATGACTGGAGCAAAGATAATCACAACTTTATTAGAAAAACATGGAATAAAAATAGTAGCAGGAATTCCAGGTGGCTCAATATTGCCACTCTACGATGAACTTTCAAAAAGTTCTATAAAACACATACTTGTGCGGCAGGAACAGGCAGCAGGCTTTATTGCACAGGGAATGGCACGCACCACAGGCAAACCTGCTGTATGCATGGCAACTTCAGGGCCTGGAGCGATGAACCTTTTAACAGCGATTGCAGATGCTAGATGCGACTCAATTCCAATCGTCGCTATAACAGGTCAAGTAAACACATCTTTAATCGGAACAGACGCTTTTCAAGAAGCAGACACCTTTGGACTTTCGTTTCCAATTTCAAAACATTCAATCGCAGTAAAAGACGCAAAAGAACTGATTTATGCAATTCCTAAAGCATTCAAAATCGCTATGGAAGGTCGACCCGGTCCTGTTTTAATCGATGTTCCGCGCGATGTTCAACTTCAAGAAGTAGAAATAGAAGATGTATTTGAAGGTATGAAAAAAAATGAAAATCAGAAAGTGCGTTTTGAATCTTCAAAACAAGAAATAGAACAAAAAATGAACGAAATAATCAGCCTACTTTCAAATGCTCAAAAGCCAGTCTTGTATATAGGCGGAGGTTGCAATTCCCCAGAAGGTCAAAAATACATAAGGCAATTCAAAGACTTGTACAGACTTCCAGTTGTAACTTCGCTGATGGCGCTTGGTATAGTTCCATTTTACGACAGGGATAACGCAGGCATGGTTGGAATGCATGGCTCTTATGCTGCGAACTTTGCAATGTACGAAAGCGACCTTGTATTTGCGCTTGGAGTGCGCTTTGATGACAGGGCGACCGGTGTTGTGCAAAAATTCTGCCCTTTAGCAAAGATAATCCATATAGACATAGACGCCGCAGAGATAAATAAAATTTTAAGTGCAAGCGTAAGCATAGTTTCCAAGATGGAAGAAGTTTTACCTGCCGTAACAAAAGCGTTAAAAGAAAATTTTACAAAACAGGAAATCCCTTTTAAAAAAGAACGAGAAATTTGGGCAGAAACGATTTTTAAAACAAAAGAGGAAAATTTTTCTTTTGAATGCGGCGCTCCCAAAATCGAAGAAAAACGACACGGCTTTTCAAATTCTATAAATCCGCGCAATTTTTTGTCGCAACTTCCTTCTTTGGCAAAAGAAGTTGGAGTTTCAGAAAGCGATATGATTTTAACGACAGATGTAGGTCAGCACCAGATGTTTACTGCTCAATATTATCCTTTTACAGAGGCTAGAACATTTTTAACTTCGGCAAGTCTTGGCACAATGGGCTTTGGACTTCCTGCGGCAATCGGTGCTGCTCTTGCAAACGATAAAAAACGAATCGTCTGCATATCTGGCGACGGCTCAATTTTGATGAACATTCAAGAACTTGCGACCTTGAGCGAAAATAATCTTGCCGTAACCGTAATTTTATTTGTGAATAAAACGCTGGGAATGGTTTACCAGCAGCAAAAATTCCTGTTTCAAAAAAATTACTCAGCAAGCACTTTCTCTTTAAATCCAGATTTTCTAAAAATTGCAGAAGGATTTGGAATCGAAGGAACAGATGCAAACACCGATAAAGACTGGTACAAAAAAGCATTCGATTCAAAACGAAAAAACAAACCTTATTTCGTAACAGTCCAAATAGACCCAGAAGAAAATGTTTTACCTTTTGTTCCGGGCGGCAAAGCAAACGTCGAATCTATAAGATAGAGCAACATTTGCCTTTTTATTAAGCTCTAAAGGATGTAGCGAGAAATATCTACATCTTTTATAACACCATTAAGTTTTTCATCAACAAAGGCAGAATCTATCTTTAATACTTCTCCTGAATGTTCATCCGCGCTAAAACTTACATCTTCTAAAACTTTTTCCATTATAGTGTGCAAGCGGCGAGCTCCAATATTTTCGCTTCGGCTATTAACATCTTCTGCAAGCAAACTCATTCTCTCAATAGCATCCGCAGTAAACTCTATATTCAAACCTTCTGTAGACAGGAGAGCGGTATATTGTTTTGTCAAAGCATTTTTTGGCTCCAGCAAAATTCTCTTGAAATCATCTTTTTTAAGGCTTTCAAGTTCAACCCTAAGCGGAAACCTTCCCTGCAATTCTGGAATAAGATCGCTTGGCGCACTCATGCTAAAAGCCCCTGCCGCAATAAAAAGTATATGCGTCGTATCAACAACACCCCACTTTGTGTTCACCTTGGAACCTTCAACTATTGGAAGAATGTCTCGCTGAACACCTTCGCGGCTGACCTGCCCAGATGAATTTTGATTTTTAGAAGCAATCTTATCGATTTCATCAATAAAAATGATTCCACTCTGTTCAACCCTGTCTTTTGCAATGTCGCCAACTTTATCTGGATCAATCATAGAATCCAGAATTTCTTCTTGAAGGATTTTTCTTGCTTCTTTTACGGTTACAGCCCTTTTTTTGTTGTTCCGCCCCATAAGCATATTTTGCAAATCCTGCATTCCGCTTTGAAGGTCGTCCAAACTTCCGCCAGCAATTATTTC
It includes:
- the ilvB gene encoding biosynthetic-type acetolactate synthase large subunit; the protein is MKMTGAKIITTLLEKHGIKIVAGIPGGSILPLYDELSKSSIKHILVRQEQAAGFIAQGMARTTGKPAVCMATSGPGAMNLLTAIADARCDSIPIVAITGQVNTSLIGTDAFQEADTFGLSFPISKHSIAVKDAKELIYAIPKAFKIAMEGRPGPVLIDVPRDVQLQEVEIEDVFEGMKKNENQKVRFESSKQEIEQKMNEIISLLSNAQKPVLYIGGGCNSPEGQKYIRQFKDLYRLPVVTSLMALGIVPFYDRDNAGMVGMHGSYAANFAMYESDLVFALGVRFDDRATGVVQKFCPLAKIIHIDIDAAEINKILSASVSIVSKMEEVLPAVTKALKENFTKQEIPFKKEREIWAETIFKTKEENFSFECGAPKIEEKRHGFSNSINPRNFLSQLPSLAKEVGVSESDMILTTDVGQHQMFTAQYYPFTEARTFLTSASLGTMGFGLPAAIGAALANDKKRIVCISGDGSILMNIQELATLSENNLAVTVILFVNKTLGMVYQQQKFLFQKNYSASTFSLNPDFLKIAEGFGIEGTDANTDKDWYKKAFDSKRKNKPYFVTVQIDPEENVLPFVPGGKANVESIR
- the hslU gene encoding ATP-dependent protease ATPase subunit HslU — translated: MAIEGLTPKQIVEKLDQYIIGQEKAKKAVAVALRNRLRRIHLAEDIRDEVAPKNILMIGPTGSGKTEIARRLAKLVNAPFIKVEATKYTEVGYVGRDVESMIRDLMAVGYNNVKSEMEEQMKESSLPKVEERLLDLLLPGTEKKVESEKKDKAIPEGALIIPASLKPAESDENSTREKFRQMLREGKLEEREVEVNVKRQMRGPSMEIIAGGSLDDLQSGMQDLQNMLMGRNNKKRAVTVKEARKILQEEILDSMIDPDKVGDIAKDRVEQSGIIFIDEIDKIASKNQNSSGQVSREGVQRDILPIVEGSKVNTKWGVVDTTHILFIAAGAFSMSAPSDLIPELQGRFPLRVELESLKKDDFKRILLEPKNALTKQYTALLSTEGLNIEFTADAIERMSLLAEDVNSRSENIGARRLHTIMEKVLEDVSFSADEHSGEVLKIDSAFVDEKLNGVIKDVDISRYIL